ATCAGCATTTTTCATAAAAAAGAATGGTGAAACTCCCCTAGAAAATGAAGCTGGATGGAAAAAGCATTTTAAGTCGCTAAGCTTTAGATATGTGCTGCTGATACTTTTTATAGGAATTATTATTACCGGTGGTGTTCTAGACTCTTTAATATACAAGCTGTTTTAAAATAAGAAAACCTATAGTCCACCGAAAAAATAATCGTAGTTATATAGGCTATGGCTTATATAACTACGATTATTTTTATTAATACACTAAATAATTCATCATTTTTCCCACTTCATTACATATTCAGTAAAACCAGAATCCTCATTAGGCTGTTCCTTCACAATGTCAAAGCTGCAGCTTTTATAAAAATTAACTGCGTTAGTGTTTTCCTTATATACGCATAATTCCATACTTGCATATTTATCCTTGCAATAATTAATTAGTTTCTTTCCAACTCCCTGCCCTTGATGCTTCTCTGAAACAAACAATGCTCCTATAAAAGAATCATTAATTATACTTATGAAAGCTTTTACCTCTTCATCTTCTTCATATATAAAGGTTTGAGCAATAGGTAGATATTCATTTTCAACCACCTCATAATTGTTAATCCAATACTTTTCAGGTATAAAGCTATGAGCAGTAATATTGGTTTTAAGCCAAATATCCATAATATCTTTTATATGTGAAACCTCTAGTTTCTTAATCATATTTCATCCCTCTTTCACAAAGATCTTATTTATATATATACAATGCAATAAAATTCTTACATTAATGATGTCATAAAATATCCAGTCCTCAAGGATTTTTAGGACATCATTAATGTATTAGAACTTTCGCATTGTATATATGCTCAAATAATTTACTTTTCAGCAGATATCGCCCAAAGATAGAGAGAAGCCACCGAACCATAGGGAGAATATCTTTTTCTGTACTTCTCAAATCTTTCCTTAGTTAATTCCTTATGGTGATAAAGCATCATCATACCTCTTCTTATGGCTAAATCACCCCAGCTCACTATATTAGGTCTTTGCATTGAAAAAATCATAAGCATCTCAGCTGTCCAAACGCCAATCCCATTTAGAGAAGATAATCTTTTGCACACCTCATCGTCAGGAAGCTCAAAAA
The genomic region above belongs to Clostridium swellfunianum and contains:
- a CDS encoding N-acetyltransferase; translated protein: MIKKLEVSHIKDIMDIWLKTNITAHSFIPEKYWINNYEVVENEYLPIAQTFIYEEDEEVKAFISIINDSFIGALFVSEKHQGQGVGKKLINYCKDKYASMELCVYKENTNAVNFYKSCSFDIVKEQPNEDSGFTEYVMKWEK